A DNA window from Halichondria panicea chromosome 16, odHalPani1.1, whole genome shotgun sequence contains the following coding sequences:
- the LOC135349721 gene encoding uncharacterized protein LOC135349721 isoform X1 — MEPVSVVRGYSMGSGASKTVDGSGKKSSSRSRKSGPAYYNPATFTITAYLPYDGGKRLKLQCTPGQTVQQVIETGIPEFSSTSYQVYQFPSRALLNPEKDASVLQDQEISIEPMRSSSPEDIGDDRLSIARELLKTEDTYLENLRNIFDVYMEPLKKWGLPQSEMNTMFRSLSRLCDLLMNFFSELEIAVQRWSANTTKIGGLFKQYRSFWDMYKEFSNSYTVACKLLKDKRQMDDSFNSFLELRRGAAMHTLESLMLLPVQRIYEYHKLLVQLFKITPKEHPDYSDLRYAVTCVISVVQEREQQLVRSQNKSNLQQVQSRFPNDNLKLLEREGLERRSKSINYPRLTSHSTPKSRGSEVILESVDGPSTVRLYLTEGPVRIISGMHTHERFFFLFDDLLIIAKPIRKQKSQHKTYKRKEQLRLSDMWVTDCISEVMESTLPADTAFVIGWPMTNCMAAFSTPEEKILWYNQLSKNIASQRNTVKPDSISVQIVNLTKSSNPIPVWVEVAAGDTAGTVLLKALDLFAIAVASSNCQLWVKFSKDDAALPLIGHEHPFAIQMCHNRQQMDYMGDAKPIQLQFVIKRKSAISNGPSQGLKKQKFSLRQLIKKGKRTPGPPKKKMFKVPLETIIVNNQMPEILQEMLIRLYTEAPQTLGIFRQSANYRKVKDIKEALDNGERVDLTNVSIHVIGALLKELLRSVPGGVLMSTRYTEFVATNDVKDVTTRVHHLKKVIGKLPEEHQLFLHYLFALLHHIANNEEVNCMNTINLAICFAPSILWPDSGLDVIKNEVPPLVQFIVEHSPKIFGAELPELYKQVAMPGSPGVEAMEFEYEDSPNSSSLVPTKIGDGSQSSHQRSGSVDSSLSEDSLYNKNSLLRSKRNGLTFSDSQLSTISQHDYNPPQRTGSKSRYTSSSHAQPLGAPMNKRVKKVREPKRSSSLQGPSDMSPNSRRFYDRRQFEARRRSLAIQDLPMIKKQEYIPGVQTILDSESQSSSDYNSSHLQSRAPHGSYIYSDRHLAHQHRHDGHRHSSQKKRRLPQHSNSFSKGSENKPVKPMASSTSWYDRLLPLEPDTKMKSRSMGTALGNRLPLSDESRDGDNDQRMRVGSGPIFEDRAKKMYESHSPRFQIAPHPQSVSSSRSGSSTSTVMYHQRQPPPSAISPASGGSQGTADTVAPSESSSYGGKLDKEYLKVAISKRFDISGSQDSTPPSHKVPSTSLSSYYTPISEQEVPNTSTADEQSKPVERKRANSTASIVSEGSFIKSPSYQFFLSSQQKKDSSLMSLTQASLDDRPESDQHLHSLPRPHTAEIVRPEKQMASTILYPPMGTVPQVLQVGPVLETAPYQDPGKLFPSSGYSSDTESSPSRTLNRPDRKILEVTSPGASMPKRYGRIGYHHHGKLLMKAHTIDDPSTAPMQVDMPQAKEPQHVTTTTASVTTKEESLSSEHGKQEQAPPTDTQPKKLRPKSGDGSKIGQLVKTFSRPAIEANNETAKVRMGLIPPMRQRSKSTSEKEAMRIIHQIIEEDESAARTAEEEERAEKHKAWASSAPTTADRKKAWESLSHDKFKRAELRSRSLKHEGIAVVEKAPPKPSMTPEMKRRSATMPEYLVTGPRRVRGGAEDQIRTYKVVLFDSPKPERIRRINLRTFH, encoded by the exons ATGGAGCCTGTATCAGTAGTGCGAGGTTACAGTATGGGCAGTGGAGCCTCAAAGACGGTGGATGGCTCCGGTAAGAAGAGCTCCAGTCGTTCAAGGAAGTCAGGGCCAGCCTATTACAACCCTGCTACCTTCACCATTACAGCCTACTTACCCTATGATGGTGGAAAGCGTTTAAAG ctccagTGCACCCCCGGACAGACGGTTCAGCAGGTGATTGAGACAGGGATCCCAGAGTTCAGCAGTACATCATACCAAGTGTACCAGTTCCCCTCCAGAGCTCTACTCAACCCTGAGAAAGATGCCAGCGTGCTACAAGACCAGGAGATCTCTATAGAGCCAATGAGGTCATCCAGTCCAG AAGATATCGGCGATGATAGGCTGTCCATCGCACGAGAGCTGCTCAAAACAGAAGACACATATCTTGAAAACCTGAGAAACATTTTCGACGTCTATATGGAGCCACttaa GAAATGGGGCCTACCACAGTCTGAGATGAACACAATGTTCCGGTCCTTGAGTCGCCTCTGTGACCTCCTCATGAACTTCTTctcagag TTGGAGATAGCAGTTCAACGGTGGAGTGCAAACACCACCAAAATAG gaGGCCTGTTCAAACAATATCGCTCGTTTTGGGACATGTACAAGGAGTTCAGCAACAGCTACACTGTCGCCTGCAA ACTACTCAAGGACAAGCGGCAGATGGATGATTCATTCAACAGCTTCCTAGAGCTCAGGAGAGGAGcagccatgcacacactggAGTCCCTCATGCTCCTACCA GTGCAACGTATCTACGAGTATCACAAACTACTAGTGCAGCTCTTCAAGATTACTCCCAAAGAGCATCCCGACTATTCTGATCTCAGATACGCCGTCACCTGTGTCATATCG GTGGTCCAAGAGAGAGAGCAACAACTCGTACGGAGTCAGAACAAGAGCAACCTCCAACAAGTCCAATCTCGGTTCCCAAACGACAATCTAAAACTGCTGGAAAGAGAa GGACTGGAACGAAGATCAAAGAGCATTAACTACCCTCGGCTCACGTCCCATTCTACCCCCAAGTCCCGAGGCTCTGAGGTGATACTGGAGAGTGTGGATGGTCCCTCTACAGTGCGCCTGTACCTCACAGAGGGCCCAGTCAGAATCATCTCA ggcATGCATACTCACGAGAGATTCTTCTTCCTATTTGATGATCTGCTGATAATTGCCAAGCCGATACGCAAACAAAA GTCGCAACACAAGACATACAAACGTAAGGAGCAGCTTCGCCTCTCAGACATGTGGGTTACGGACTGTATTTCCGAGGTGATGGAGAGCACCCTCCCCGCGGACACAGCCTTTGTGATTGGCTGGCCCATGACCAATTGTATGGCTGCCTTCAGCACACCCGAGGAGAAGATCCTGTGGTACAACCAGCTCTCAAA GAACATAGCTTCTCAGAGGAACACTGTTAAACCAGACAGCATCTCAGTGCAGATTGTCAACCTCACCAAGTCGTCT AACCCCATCcctgtgtgggtggaggtgGCAGCTGGAGACACTGCCGGCACTGTCCTCCTCAAGGCACTGGACCTCTTTGCCATTGCT GTTGCCAGTAGCAACTGTCAGCTCTGGGTAAAATTCTCCAAGGATGATGCTGCTCTTCCACTCATTG gACATGAGCATCCATTTGCCATCCAGATGTGCCACAATCGACAACAGATGGACTACATGGGCGATGCCAAACCCATTCAGCTGCAATTTGTTATCAAGAGGAAAAGTGCCATCTCCAATG gccCTTCGCAAGGCTTGAAGAAGCAAAAGTTCAGTCTACGTCAGCTCATCAAGAAGGGGAAGCGAACACCTGGACCACCAAAGAAGAAGATGTTTAAAGTTCCTCTTGAAACCATCATCGTCAACAACCAGATGCCCGAGATCCTCCAGGAAATGCTGATTCGGCTCTATACGGAGGCCCCCCAAACGCTGGGCATCTTCCGTCAGTCTGCCAACTACAGGAAGGTCAAGGACATCAAGGAAGCCCTCGATaatg GTGAGCGCGTGGACCTGACGAATGTGTCAATACACGTGATTGGAGCATTGCTCAAGGAGTTGTTACGCAGTGTGCCCGGGGGCGTTCTCATGTCCACACGCTATACTGAGTTTGTGGCGACCAATGACGTCAAAGATGTTACCACAAGAGTCCACCATTTGAAAAA AGTGATCGGTAAGCTACCTGAGGAACACCAGCTATTCCTACATTACTTGTTCGCTCTACTCCACCACATTGCAAACAACGAGGAAGTCAATTGCATGAACACTATCAACCTGGCCATCTGTTTCGCCCCCTCCATCTTATGGCCTGACTCGGGACTAGATGTCATCAAGAATGAAGTGCCCCCTCTCGTCCAGTTTATAGTCGAGCACTCCCCCAAGATCTTCGGTGCTGAGTTGCCAGAGTTGTACAAGCAAGTGGCTATGCCTGGCAGCCCTGGTGTGGAAGCAATGGAGTTTGAGTACGAAGATTCACCAAATTCATCATCGCTAGTGCCAACTAAAATTGGAGATGGAAGTCAAAGTAGTCACCAGAGATCTGGTAGCGTTGATTCTTCCCTGAGTGAGGACTCTCTCTATAATAAGAACAGTTTGTTACGATCCAAAAGAAACGGACTTACATTTAGCGATTCACAGCTATCTACCATATCACAGCACGACTACAACCCTCCTCAACGAACTGGCAGCAAGTCCCGTTACACATCCTCCAGTCACGCTCAACCCCTGGGGGCACCTATGAACAAACGAGTGAAGAAAGTCCGTGAACCCAAGCGCTCCAGCTCCCTTCAAGGTCCTAGTGATATGAGTCCAAATTCACGAAGATTCTATGATCGCAGACAATTCGAAGCTAGAAGACGATCACTTGCTATACAGGACTTACCCATGATAAAGAAGCAGGAATACATTCCCGGTGTGCAGACTATCCTAGATTCTGAATCCCAAAGCTCATCCGACTATAACTCCTCCCACTTACAGTCTAGAGCACCTCATGGCTCGTATATCTATTCCGACAGACACTTAGCCCATCAGCACCGACATGATGGACACCGTCACTCATCACAGAAGAAGAGACGTTTGCCACAACACTCAAACTCATTCTCTAAAGGATCTGAAAACAAACCAGTCAAACCGATGGCCAGCTCTACCTCTTGGTACGATCGATTACTACCTCTTGAGCCAGACACTAAAATGAAGAGCCGATCTATGGGCACAGCGCTAGGTAACAGACTCCCTCTGTCAGATGAGAGCAGGGACGGGGACAATGATCAGAGAATGAGAGTTGGCAGTGGTCCCATATTCGAGGATCGGGCCAAAAAGATGTACGAAAGTCACTCCCCACGATTCCAAATCGCCCCTCACCCACAATCAGTGTCGAGTAGTCGCTCTGGTAGCAGTACTAGCACTGTAATGTATCATCAAAGACAGCCACCTCCAAGCGCCATCTCTCCAGCCTCTGGTGGCAGTCAAGGGACAGCAGATACAGTCGCTCCGTCAGAATCATCTTCGTACGGTGGTAAATTGGACAAGGAATATTTGAAGGTGGCTATCAGCAAACGATTTGATATTAGTGGCTCACAAGACTCCACCCCACCCTCCCACAAAGTTCCCTCCACCTCCCTCAGCTCGTACTATACACCTATCTCTGAACAAGAGGTCCCTAATACCAGTACTGCAGATGAACAATCGAAACCAGTTGAGAGGAAACGAGCTAACAGCACTGCAAGCATCGTGTCAGAGGGAAGCTTCATTAAGAGCCCCTCCTATCAATTTTTCCTTTCTTCACAGCAGAAGAAAGATAGCAGCCTGATGAGTCTCACACAAGCAAGCCTCGATGATCGACCAGAGAGTGATCAACACCTACACAGTTTACCACGCCCACACACGGCCGAAATTGTACGTCCTGAAAAACAGATGGCCTCCACTATTTTGTATCCACCCATGGGCACTGTACCGCAAGTGCTGCAAGTTGGACCAGTACTAGAGACAGCACCTTATCAAGATCCAGGCAAATTGTTCCCAAGCAGTGGATATAGCTCAGACACCGAGTCTTCCCCAAGCCGAACGTTAAATAGACCTGATAGAAAGATCCTCGAAGTAACGTCACCAGGAGCTAGTATGCCCAAGAGATACGGCAGAATAGGGTATCACCATCATGGCAAACTGTTGATGAAAGCACACACTATTGATGACCCTTCCACTGCCCCCATGCAAGTGGACATGCCGCAAGCCAAAGAACCACAACATGTAACGACCACCACTGCGTCAGTAACTACCAAAGAAGAGTCTTTATCGTCTGAACATGGTAAACAAGAGcaagccccacccactgacaCACAACCTAAGAAACTAAGGCCTAAATCTGGTGATGGCTCGAAAATTGGACAACTTGTGAAGACCTTCAGCAGGCCTGCCATTGAGGCCAACAATGAGACAGCTAAAGTACGGATGGGCCTCATCCCTCCGATGAGGCAGCGTTCCAAAAGCACCTCTGAGAAGGAGGCAATGAGAATCATACACCAAATTATTGAGGAGGACGAAAGTGCCGCCAGAACGGCCGAAGAGGAAGAACGAGCTGAGAAGCACAAAGCTTGGGCTAGTTCCGCCCCTACCACTGCCGATCGTAAGAAGGCCTGGGAGTCACTGTCACATGACAAGTTCAAGCGAGCAGAGCTACGATCACGCTCACTGAAGCATGAAGGCATAGCTGTAGTTGAGAAGGCTCCTCCTAAACCCTCCATGACCCCAGAAATGAAGAGACGCAGCGCTACAATGCCAGAGTACCTTGTAACTGGACCCAGGAGGGTTCGCGGTGGAGCAGAGGATCAAATAAGAACTTACAAAGTCGTGTTATTCGACAGCCCCAAGCCTGAGAGAATCAGACGCATCAATCTGAGAACATTCCATTGA
- the LOC135349721 gene encoding uncharacterized protein LOC135349721 isoform X2 produces MEPVSVVRGYSMGSGASKTVDGSGKKSSSRSRKSGPAYYNPATFTITAYLPYDGGKRLKLQCTPGQTVQQVIETGIPEFSSTSYQVYQFPSRALLNPEKDASVLQDQEISIEPMRSSSPDIGDDRLSIARELLKTEDTYLENLRNIFDVYMEPLKKWGLPQSEMNTMFRSLSRLCDLLMNFFSELEIAVQRWSANTTKIGGLFKQYRSFWDMYKEFSNSYTVACKLLKDKRQMDDSFNSFLELRRGAAMHTLESLMLLPVQRIYEYHKLLVQLFKITPKEHPDYSDLRYAVTCVISVVQEREQQLVRSQNKSNLQQVQSRFPNDNLKLLEREGLERRSKSINYPRLTSHSTPKSRGSEVILESVDGPSTVRLYLTEGPVRIISGMHTHERFFFLFDDLLIIAKPIRKQKSQHKTYKRKEQLRLSDMWVTDCISEVMESTLPADTAFVIGWPMTNCMAAFSTPEEKILWYNQLSKNIASQRNTVKPDSISVQIVNLTKSSNPIPVWVEVAAGDTAGTVLLKALDLFAIAVASSNCQLWVKFSKDDAALPLIGHEHPFAIQMCHNRQQMDYMGDAKPIQLQFVIKRKSAISNGPSQGLKKQKFSLRQLIKKGKRTPGPPKKKMFKVPLETIIVNNQMPEILQEMLIRLYTEAPQTLGIFRQSANYRKVKDIKEALDNGERVDLTNVSIHVIGALLKELLRSVPGGVLMSTRYTEFVATNDVKDVTTRVHHLKKVIGKLPEEHQLFLHYLFALLHHIANNEEVNCMNTINLAICFAPSILWPDSGLDVIKNEVPPLVQFIVEHSPKIFGAELPELYKQVAMPGSPGVEAMEFEYEDSPNSSSLVPTKIGDGSQSSHQRSGSVDSSLSEDSLYNKNSLLRSKRNGLTFSDSQLSTISQHDYNPPQRTGSKSRYTSSSHAQPLGAPMNKRVKKVREPKRSSSLQGPSDMSPNSRRFYDRRQFEARRRSLAIQDLPMIKKQEYIPGVQTILDSESQSSSDYNSSHLQSRAPHGSYIYSDRHLAHQHRHDGHRHSSQKKRRLPQHSNSFSKGSENKPVKPMASSTSWYDRLLPLEPDTKMKSRSMGTALGNRLPLSDESRDGDNDQRMRVGSGPIFEDRAKKMYESHSPRFQIAPHPQSVSSSRSGSSTSTVMYHQRQPPPSAISPASGGSQGTADTVAPSESSSYGGKLDKEYLKVAISKRFDISGSQDSTPPSHKVPSTSLSSYYTPISEQEVPNTSTADEQSKPVERKRANSTASIVSEGSFIKSPSYQFFLSSQQKKDSSLMSLTQASLDDRPESDQHLHSLPRPHTAEIVRPEKQMASTILYPPMGTVPQVLQVGPVLETAPYQDPGKLFPSSGYSSDTESSPSRTLNRPDRKILEVTSPGASMPKRYGRIGYHHHGKLLMKAHTIDDPSTAPMQVDMPQAKEPQHVTTTTASVTTKEESLSSEHGKQEQAPPTDTQPKKLRPKSGDGSKIGQLVKTFSRPAIEANNETAKVRMGLIPPMRQRSKSTSEKEAMRIIHQIIEEDESAARTAEEEERAEKHKAWASSAPTTADRKKAWESLSHDKFKRAELRSRSLKHEGIAVVEKAPPKPSMTPEMKRRSATMPEYLVTGPRRVRGGAEDQIRTYKVVLFDSPKPERIRRINLRTFH; encoded by the exons ATGGAGCCTGTATCAGTAGTGCGAGGTTACAGTATGGGCAGTGGAGCCTCAAAGACGGTGGATGGCTCCGGTAAGAAGAGCTCCAGTCGTTCAAGGAAGTCAGGGCCAGCCTATTACAACCCTGCTACCTTCACCATTACAGCCTACTTACCCTATGATGGTGGAAAGCGTTTAAAG ctccagTGCACCCCCGGACAGACGGTTCAGCAGGTGATTGAGACAGGGATCCCAGAGTTCAGCAGTACATCATACCAAGTGTACCAGTTCCCCTCCAGAGCTCTACTCAACCCTGAGAAAGATGCCAGCGTGCTACAAGACCAGGAGATCTCTATAGAGCCAATGAGGTCATCCAGTCCAG ATATCGGCGATGATAGGCTGTCCATCGCACGAGAGCTGCTCAAAACAGAAGACACATATCTTGAAAACCTGAGAAACATTTTCGACGTCTATATGGAGCCACttaa GAAATGGGGCCTACCACAGTCTGAGATGAACACAATGTTCCGGTCCTTGAGTCGCCTCTGTGACCTCCTCATGAACTTCTTctcagag TTGGAGATAGCAGTTCAACGGTGGAGTGCAAACACCACCAAAATAG gaGGCCTGTTCAAACAATATCGCTCGTTTTGGGACATGTACAAGGAGTTCAGCAACAGCTACACTGTCGCCTGCAA ACTACTCAAGGACAAGCGGCAGATGGATGATTCATTCAACAGCTTCCTAGAGCTCAGGAGAGGAGcagccatgcacacactggAGTCCCTCATGCTCCTACCA GTGCAACGTATCTACGAGTATCACAAACTACTAGTGCAGCTCTTCAAGATTACTCCCAAAGAGCATCCCGACTATTCTGATCTCAGATACGCCGTCACCTGTGTCATATCG GTGGTCCAAGAGAGAGAGCAACAACTCGTACGGAGTCAGAACAAGAGCAACCTCCAACAAGTCCAATCTCGGTTCCCAAACGACAATCTAAAACTGCTGGAAAGAGAa GGACTGGAACGAAGATCAAAGAGCATTAACTACCCTCGGCTCACGTCCCATTCTACCCCCAAGTCCCGAGGCTCTGAGGTGATACTGGAGAGTGTGGATGGTCCCTCTACAGTGCGCCTGTACCTCACAGAGGGCCCAGTCAGAATCATCTCA ggcATGCATACTCACGAGAGATTCTTCTTCCTATTTGATGATCTGCTGATAATTGCCAAGCCGATACGCAAACAAAA GTCGCAACACAAGACATACAAACGTAAGGAGCAGCTTCGCCTCTCAGACATGTGGGTTACGGACTGTATTTCCGAGGTGATGGAGAGCACCCTCCCCGCGGACACAGCCTTTGTGATTGGCTGGCCCATGACCAATTGTATGGCTGCCTTCAGCACACCCGAGGAGAAGATCCTGTGGTACAACCAGCTCTCAAA GAACATAGCTTCTCAGAGGAACACTGTTAAACCAGACAGCATCTCAGTGCAGATTGTCAACCTCACCAAGTCGTCT AACCCCATCcctgtgtgggtggaggtgGCAGCTGGAGACACTGCCGGCACTGTCCTCCTCAAGGCACTGGACCTCTTTGCCATTGCT GTTGCCAGTAGCAACTGTCAGCTCTGGGTAAAATTCTCCAAGGATGATGCTGCTCTTCCACTCATTG gACATGAGCATCCATTTGCCATCCAGATGTGCCACAATCGACAACAGATGGACTACATGGGCGATGCCAAACCCATTCAGCTGCAATTTGTTATCAAGAGGAAAAGTGCCATCTCCAATG gccCTTCGCAAGGCTTGAAGAAGCAAAAGTTCAGTCTACGTCAGCTCATCAAGAAGGGGAAGCGAACACCTGGACCACCAAAGAAGAAGATGTTTAAAGTTCCTCTTGAAACCATCATCGTCAACAACCAGATGCCCGAGATCCTCCAGGAAATGCTGATTCGGCTCTATACGGAGGCCCCCCAAACGCTGGGCATCTTCCGTCAGTCTGCCAACTACAGGAAGGTCAAGGACATCAAGGAAGCCCTCGATaatg GTGAGCGCGTGGACCTGACGAATGTGTCAATACACGTGATTGGAGCATTGCTCAAGGAGTTGTTACGCAGTGTGCCCGGGGGCGTTCTCATGTCCACACGCTATACTGAGTTTGTGGCGACCAATGACGTCAAAGATGTTACCACAAGAGTCCACCATTTGAAAAA AGTGATCGGTAAGCTACCTGAGGAACACCAGCTATTCCTACATTACTTGTTCGCTCTACTCCACCACATTGCAAACAACGAGGAAGTCAATTGCATGAACACTATCAACCTGGCCATCTGTTTCGCCCCCTCCATCTTATGGCCTGACTCGGGACTAGATGTCATCAAGAATGAAGTGCCCCCTCTCGTCCAGTTTATAGTCGAGCACTCCCCCAAGATCTTCGGTGCTGAGTTGCCAGAGTTGTACAAGCAAGTGGCTATGCCTGGCAGCCCTGGTGTGGAAGCAATGGAGTTTGAGTACGAAGATTCACCAAATTCATCATCGCTAGTGCCAACTAAAATTGGAGATGGAAGTCAAAGTAGTCACCAGAGATCTGGTAGCGTTGATTCTTCCCTGAGTGAGGACTCTCTCTATAATAAGAACAGTTTGTTACGATCCAAAAGAAACGGACTTACATTTAGCGATTCACAGCTATCTACCATATCACAGCACGACTACAACCCTCCTCAACGAACTGGCAGCAAGTCCCGTTACACATCCTCCAGTCACGCTCAACCCCTGGGGGCACCTATGAACAAACGAGTGAAGAAAGTCCGTGAACCCAAGCGCTCCAGCTCCCTTCAAGGTCCTAGTGATATGAGTCCAAATTCACGAAGATTCTATGATCGCAGACAATTCGAAGCTAGAAGACGATCACTTGCTATACAGGACTTACCCATGATAAAGAAGCAGGAATACATTCCCGGTGTGCAGACTATCCTAGATTCTGAATCCCAAAGCTCATCCGACTATAACTCCTCCCACTTACAGTCTAGAGCACCTCATGGCTCGTATATCTATTCCGACAGACACTTAGCCCATCAGCACCGACATGATGGACACCGTCACTCATCACAGAAGAAGAGACGTTTGCCACAACACTCAAACTCATTCTCTAAAGGATCTGAAAACAAACCAGTCAAACCGATGGCCAGCTCTACCTCTTGGTACGATCGATTACTACCTCTTGAGCCAGACACTAAAATGAAGAGCCGATCTATGGGCACAGCGCTAGGTAACAGACTCCCTCTGTCAGATGAGAGCAGGGACGGGGACAATGATCAGAGAATGAGAGTTGGCAGTGGTCCCATATTCGAGGATCGGGCCAAAAAGATGTACGAAAGTCACTCCCCACGATTCCAAATCGCCCCTCACCCACAATCAGTGTCGAGTAGTCGCTCTGGTAGCAGTACTAGCACTGTAATGTATCATCAAAGACAGCCACCTCCAAGCGCCATCTCTCCAGCCTCTGGTGGCAGTCAAGGGACAGCAGATACAGTCGCTCCGTCAGAATCATCTTCGTACGGTGGTAAATTGGACAAGGAATATTTGAAGGTGGCTATCAGCAAACGATTTGATATTAGTGGCTCACAAGACTCCACCCCACCCTCCCACAAAGTTCCCTCCACCTCCCTCAGCTCGTACTATACACCTATCTCTGAACAAGAGGTCCCTAATACCAGTACTGCAGATGAACAATCGAAACCAGTTGAGAGGAAACGAGCTAACAGCACTGCAAGCATCGTGTCAGAGGGAAGCTTCATTAAGAGCCCCTCCTATCAATTTTTCCTTTCTTCACAGCAGAAGAAAGATAGCAGCCTGATGAGTCTCACACAAGCAAGCCTCGATGATCGACCAGAGAGTGATCAACACCTACACAGTTTACCACGCCCACACACGGCCGAAATTGTACGTCCTGAAAAACAGATGGCCTCCACTATTTTGTATCCACCCATGGGCACTGTACCGCAAGTGCTGCAAGTTGGACCAGTACTAGAGACAGCACCTTATCAAGATCCAGGCAAATTGTTCCCAAGCAGTGGATATAGCTCAGACACCGAGTCTTCCCCAAGCCGAACGTTAAATAGACCTGATAGAAAGATCCTCGAAGTAACGTCACCAGGAGCTAGTATGCCCAAGAGATACGGCAGAATAGGGTATCACCATCATGGCAAACTGTTGATGAAAGCACACACTATTGATGACCCTTCCACTGCCCCCATGCAAGTGGACATGCCGCAAGCCAAAGAACCACAACATGTAACGACCACCACTGCGTCAGTAACTACCAAAGAAGAGTCTTTATCGTCTGAACATGGTAAACAAGAGcaagccccacccactgacaCACAACCTAAGAAACTAAGGCCTAAATCTGGTGATGGCTCGAAAATTGGACAACTTGTGAAGACCTTCAGCAGGCCTGCCATTGAGGCCAACAATGAGACAGCTAAAGTACGGATGGGCCTCATCCCTCCGATGAGGCAGCGTTCCAAAAGCACCTCTGAGAAGGAGGCAATGAGAATCATACACCAAATTATTGAGGAGGACGAAAGTGCCGCCAGAACGGCCGAAGAGGAAGAACGAGCTGAGAAGCACAAAGCTTGGGCTAGTTCCGCCCCTACCACTGCCGATCGTAAGAAGGCCTGGGAGTCACTGTCACATGACAAGTTCAAGCGAGCAGAGCTACGATCACGCTCACTGAAGCATGAAGGCATAGCTGTAGTTGAGAAGGCTCCTCCTAAACCCTCCATGACCCCAGAAATGAAGAGACGCAGCGCTACAATGCCAGAGTACCTTGTAACTGGACCCAGGAGGGTTCGCGGTGGAGCAGAGGATCAAATAAGAACTTACAAAGTCGTGTTATTCGACAGCCCCAAGCCTGAGAGAATCAGACGCATCAATCTGAGAACATTCCATTGA
- the LOC135349724 gene encoding uncharacterized protein LOC135349724, producing the protein MTARFRSGGGAEPELVKSLSSEEEGFNTGGPSINVKEGGLSKEDHAPLLPRLQTPGSANDAYHPQRRQLVTRRLLPSMDDEDGDSKKRKRGFCQTWCDMWFLLSQTKVGCILLNALLFGGGLLIILLTVYGGIMECPELNGAVVYLFLVATLSITLGCLCCGYHWVKDNHDLPFGIFCVAYCVLFLYICITIAGTVVVFTRIYPIGPDQPPPDMVNGTTVNVLSHCKMVELPFGVLIVCYCVAVLILCIAYCACLLALGARHVDD; encoded by the exons ATGACAGCCAGGTTCAGATCTGGTGGAGGAGCTGAGCCTGAGCTTGTTAAATCTCTTTCCTCTGAGGAGGAAGGTTTCAACACTGGAGGTCCATCTATCAACGTCAAGGAAGGTGGTCTCTCTAAGGAGGACCATGCACCACTACTGCCAAGACTACAG ACGCCTGGTTCAGCCAATGATGCGTATCATCCACAGAGGAGACAACTAG TTACAAGGAGACTGCTGCCGAGTATGGACGACGAAGATGGAGACAGTAAGAAGAGAAAGAGAGGATTTTGTCAGACTTGGTGTGATATGTGGTTCTTACTATCTCAAACGA AGGTTGGTTGCATCCTTCTCAATGCTCTCCTGTTCGGAGGAGGACTCCTCATCATTTTACTGACag TGTATGGTGGTATAATGGAGTGCCCTGAGTTGAATGGAGCTGTAGTGTACCTGTTCCTAGTGGCCACTCTCTCTATAACACTCGGCTGTCTGTGTTGTGGCTACCACTGGGTCAAAGACAATCACGACCTACCCTTTGGAATATTTTGTGTTGCCTATTGTGTACTGTTTCTGTACATCTGCATCACAATCGCTGGGACTGTGGTCGTGTTTACACGGATATATCCGATTGGTCCAGATCAACCACCTCCGGATATGGTGAACGGAACTACAGTGAATGTACTGTCTCATTGTAAAATGGTGGAACTTCCATTTGGTGTACTCATCGTATGTTATTGTGTAGCTGTTCTGATTTTGTGTATAGCTTATTGTGCTTGTTTATTAGCCCTGGGGGCAAGACATGTCGATGACTGA